Genomic segment of Panicum virgatum strain AP13 chromosome 2K, P.virgatum_v5, whole genome shotgun sequence:
CAATTCATTTGTGAACTATAGTGTTTTCCATCCTGGCAAGAACTTCCTTCAATcctagagaagaaaaaaaaactgtaccAGCAAAAACCCAGTACCAGCAGCAACTTTGCACTTAGCTAGCGAGCAAGGAAGGCACGATGCCCAGTCCCCAGCTTGCCCTTTGTGGGCACATACACTTCTTATGCTGCAGTTTGTGGCCACATAAACTTCTCCTAGTGCTCCAGTAGTTGGTTAACTCATCAGCGCAGCCACGCACACAGTACACCAAACTACATACAATTCATTTTGCTGGAATTAATAGCTTCCATATGCGTTTAGTTTCAGATaaaaacaagattcattttGCTACAATTAATAAATTTCAGCTGCGTTCAGTTTCAGATTATAGCAAGATTCAGCAAAGTTCAGTTTCAGACAAGAGCGAGAGAATTCCTTatttgccatcaaaatttacATTGCTTCCCTATTTGCCATTGAGAAagttttcttttcctatttgCCATTGAGCTAAACTTCATTTCCCTTCCTGCCACTTCCGTCCGTCTGTAAGGATGACGGTGTTAGAGAGCAGATGAAAGGACTATTTTACCCTCGGTACAAACTCTATTGTAAAATTTGGTGTTTCCTTTCTTGCCATTAGAATTTGGCTATCATTTCCTTGCTTGCCATCAGCCTGTGTATCGcttcttgatgtaattaaaAGTGGACATGGAGCTGTTAAGATATGCACAATTATATTTTTTCACACATGAATAATCACCAATAATTCATCCATAACACATCAGATTCAAGACACATCCATAACACATCAGGTTCAAGAGACATGACCCAGACCGTGACATTACCTTATGGCCATTAAACAATGTACAGATCACATTATATCATGTGTTCATTGTGGCCAAGCAAAAGGATTATACTACTAGGTGAGAGATCTCACTGGTGATGAAATGCTAAGTTGTTCATGCATACATAAGGCCAGAATCACATTACATCATAGTTGCTCATGCAAAGCACcaccaaaacaaaataaataagcaTCCATTCACAGACTGAGCCTTCTTTTACTTCTTGTTGACATTGCTGGGCTACTTGGATATGTTGTTTTGCTTCTAGTGCCCATTGCAGGGCTGTCAAGTTTGAGCTTCTTTACCTTTTCTGTCTTCTCCTTGACTGCAGCCCTTTTCTTGCCTCTAGTTTTGGTTGGTGCCTTCTCAGTTTGTTGTCCGGAATTAGACAAAACCACAGGATATTCAATGGAGAGGGCCTCAGGCTGATTGGATCCACTTAATCTCCTTGACCTGACATGCATACATTTGagtaagacaaaaaaaaaagtgtgaaGATAGCACACAATATGTTAAATCAACTACCTGACATATTTTCCTTTTCCAGAACTTGAGGTGcgaccttttctttttttcttagcTGAAAGTTCACTGTTTTGGCTATGGAAAAAGATAGAATAAATAAGTGATTGTTACTTGTTTTTTTGTTGGTACTAGTGTTTCAACAGTATGAGGCCTAACCTTGGTGGAAAACTCATGCAGGGTGCTGCTGCATCATCCAATGGGACAATGCTTAACTCAGTGGCTGCCATGGTAGTTTTCTTTGTCTTCTTCTTTGGTGGCCTGCATAGGAATCATAGAAACATAGGAATAACATCAAATTATTTTATAAATTCTTGTAAGAATGTAAACACACATAAGCTGTACCTTTCAGCCAACAGGGCTGCAATGTCCTCCGGGTCACCTTCCCTGCATTTGTACCAGCGATGACCATAGCCCTTGCAAACCTTACATTGGTGCTGCCCCTTTTTCTTCTCTGCACATCCTTTGAACCTCTCAGTTCTTCTCCTACCACCTGCTACAGCCTTTAAAAGTGGTGGATTCATGAAGAATCCATGTTCAGATTTTGGCCACTGAGACTTGTCCACCAATGCAGGGAGTTGCTGAGCATAGGCTGTTCTAAATCTCTCTACAGAGTAGAAGGGGTCCACATAATTCTCTAGGGATGCATTGCTAAGTGAAGTAATGAATGCTAAAGCATGTACACAGGGAATGCCTGAAACTTGCCATTGTCTACATGTACATGTTTTGTCATGTAGGTTGACCACACACCTAAAGCCACTGCCAGACAATACAGAAACTTCAGCAAGCCCATTTCCACATTCTATCACATCCAAGTCCAAGTCCCTGCTCCTTTCATTCAACC
This window contains:
- the LOC120695015 gene encoding uncharacterized protein LOC120695015 — protein: MNKGKPESEDENCPNPLLENEYVDIDEESTYLGKEPADDVPSKGEDKDADYVVEEDSDSGSDSEMDDENEVEGMEPIDADYDKNDPPMHVGMTYPNIQVFKLALAQHAIKHEFEYNTEKSDKGRFRAYCRQWQVSGIPCVHALAFITSLSNASLENYVDPFYSVERFRTAYAQQLPALVDKSQWPKSEHGFFMNPPLLKAVAGGRRRTERFKGCAEKKKGQHQCKVCKGYGHRWYKCREGDPEDIAALLAERPPKKKTKKTTMAATELSIVPLDDAAAPCMSFPPSQNSELSAKKKRKGRTSSSGKGKYVRSRRLSGSNQPEALSIEYPVVLSNSGQQTEKAPTKTRGKKRAAVKEKTEKVKKLKLDSPAMGTRSKTTYPSSPAMSTRSKRRLSL